A stretch of the Drosophila sulfurigaster albostrigata strain 15112-1811.04 chromosome 2L, ASM2355843v2, whole genome shotgun sequence genome encodes the following:
- the LOC133850347 gene encoding uncharacterized protein LOC133850347, translating into MAPKREKKDKKENTDDDSKPQPPNIFLYIQLASIGILPTTKHALEIHMDQGGSVIVKCVEQYDTEGIILEQEFHTKPTYTLIFQQDNLDRINQAADNPLLIKLYMRKVESSTTFTETEVEQETSLTEEDKEENTVAAVIEDVTHLSPTPDAAQVNTDVDYFADNDDLLLLCVGYLDLIKLFGHHRCMVREELYLYPVPDVPNELRCTVHSEWHLYTLVPIAKEITFTNMAFVSFESIYNLSENYTLNVDTLQVQLSFRSTQPVTRNEYHVIPWCSFNRFSDVCIANQHSYLLFESFRSNVDIDNCLGLKSTMEVSIHQLFQQLMRSENLDVVFNAISPQFDNALICNTFHRYILTREMSDILYNVFILQRYIILVEAFQTASATDNKGTTKDNKQAKANRQKVFEGILDPAIMLFPGVQTIRFAVELKYLGIQKKPVKTKRVTMSTSKQRRSSTEPVEPTFAIIKLCLLAPLGETYHELKVFRESFISQNRLLHCDKPPSEPPKATLCEIQREVYLRFDAFVRDTIRYIVDKNVQSVEEKRNHFCCALQNLSNILLKLVGSDFNNRIHTSSNHEFRNICVLAFNELETRTHNLLEKIEDEGFDELIMDRHKKSEQLFDAMNAIKLMNAVGDKRMASYFYEKEKDHGGPLFEFYDLIVKMEQSEYAAAKAFFKTVQILSPLQDYLAGWIRIFINYVDTRDDPDPTISSNANECLLNSITQYAETHVSNLDGWILLYCYYKRFDYAPGFNYARWRLEEQLTSPPHRMNEAAAPLSIWGISLNRTPELAKESGHMFFMCFKLFVRLGLYEFGQVIFNEFQSQCDEVDRYLISTQLKILLKQLDDDFEPVEHGGVGEDNGEEEELTPQAAFVAQVNGNVEFARGNWEKAANYYERIVDQSSVFEGERDNYLLSKLRFAYISYEMENFDQTVNALSQPFDGQLLSLFCNYLMGKAYYRLYDFNKALQCFITCTSFGAHMPNIWGFLALINLHLGNNVNAINCWKYARIDPTKCITDETIFEELELIDVDSVDLFIDGPSTGSSTSSTFSFTDDE; encoded by the exons ATGGCGCCTAAACGCGAAAAGAAAGATAAAAAAGAGAACACAGATGATGACTCCAAGCCGCAACCACCcaatatatttctatacattCAGCTGGCCAGCATTGGTATACTGCCCACCACAAAACATGCACTCGAAATACACATGGATCAAGGAGGAAGCGTCATTGTGAAATGCGTAGAGCAATACGACACCGAAGGCATTATCTTGGAGCAAGAATTCCACACCAAGCCCACATACACATTAATCTTTCAGCAGGACAACCTGGATCGCATTAATCAGGCCGCAGATAATCCACTGCTCATCAAACTCTACATGCGCAAAGTGGAATCATCGACGACTTTCACGGAAACCGAGGTGGAGCAGGAAACGTCTCTGACGGAAGAAgataaagaagaaaacacaGTCGCTGCAGTTATTGAAGATGTGACACATCTGTCGCCTACTCCAGACGCAGCCCAGGTGAATACCGACGTGGATTACTTTGCCGACAATGAcgatctgctgctgctttgcgtGGGATACTTGGATCTAATCAAACTCTTTGGCCATCATCGTTGCATGGTGCGCGAGGAACTTTACCTCTACCCCGTGCCCGATGTGCCCAACGAGTTGCGCTGCACCGTCCACTCGGAGTGGCATCTGTACACTTTGGTGCCCATTGCCAAAGAAATTACGTTCACCAATATGGCGTTTGTGTCTTTCGAGTCCATCTACAATCTGAGTGAGAATTATACACTCAATGTGGACACCCTTCAAGTGCAGCTCAGCTTTCGTTCCACGCAGCCGGTGACACGCAACGAATACCATGTGATTCCTTGGTGCAGCTTTAACAGATTCAGCGACGTTTGCATTGCCAATCAGCATAGTTATTTGCTCTTTGAATCGTTTCGCAGCAATGTGGATATTGACAATTGTTTGGGGCTCAAGTCCACCATGGAGGTGTCCATCCATCAGCTTTTCCAGCAGCTCATGCGTTCCGAGAACTTAGACGTGGTCTTCAATGCCATAAGTCCACAATTCGATAATGCTCTGATCTGCAATACATTCCATCGCTATATTCTCACCCGTGAAATGTCCGACATATTGTACAATGTATTTATCCTGCAACGTTATATCATTTTAGTGGAGGCCTTTCAGACAGCAAGCGCTACGGACAACAAAGGAACAACAAAGGACAACAAACAAGCTAAAGCCAACAGGCAAAAGGTATTCGAGGGGATTTTGGATCCAGCAATTATGCTTTTTCCCGGTG TACAAACAATTCGCTTTGCGGTGGAGCTTAAGTATCTGGGCATCCAAAAGAAACCGGTGAAGACGAAGCGGGTCACTATGAGCACCTCGAAACAACGCCGCAGCAGCACAGAGCCCGTGGAACCCACCTTTGCCATCATCAAGCTGTGTCTCTTGGCACCGCTGGGTGAAACCTATCACGAGCTGAAGGTGTTTCGAGAGAGCTTCATAAGCCAGAATCGACTGTTGCATTGCGATAAACCGCCATCGGAGCCACCGAAAGCGACGCTCTGTGAGATTCAACGTGAAGTATATTTGCGTTTTGATGCATTCGTACGCGATACGATTCGTTATATTGTGGACAAGAATGTGCAGAGCGTCGAGGAGAAGCGCAATCATTTCTGCTGTGCGTTGCAGAATCTCAGCAACATACTGCTGAAATTGGTGGGCAGTGATTTCAATAATCGCATACACACCAGCTCCAATCATGAGTTCCGA aatatCTGCGTACTTGCATTCAATGAGTTGGAGACGCGTACACACAACCTTCTGGAAAAGATCGAGGACGAAGGTTTTGATGAGCTTATTATGGATAGGCACAAGAAGAGCGAACAACTTTTTGATGCAATGAATGCCATCAAATTGATGAATGCGGTGGGGGATAAGCGCATGGCTAGTTATTTCTATGAAAAG GAAAAAGATCACGGTGGGCCGCTTTTCGAATTCTATGATCTCATTGTCAAAATGGAACAATCTGAGTATGCAGCTGCCAAGGCCTTTTTTAAAACTGTCCAAATTCTTTCACCGCTACAAGATTATTTAGC TGGTTGGATTCGCATATTCATCAACTATGTGGACACACGCGATGATCCCGATCCCACAATCTCGTCGAATGCTAATGAGTGTCTGTTGAATAGCATAACACAATATGCAGAGACACATGTTAGCAACTTGGATGGTTGGATTTTGCTTTATTGCTATTACAAGCGCTTTGATTATGCGCCTGGTTTCAACTACGCACGCTGGCGTCTTGAGGAACAGTTGACGAGCCCGCCGCATAGAATGAATGAGGCTGCGGCACCTCTCAGCATTTGGGGCATTTCATTGAACAGGACTCCTGAACTTGCAAAGGAAAGCGGCCACATGTTCTTTATGTGCTTCAAGTTGTTTGTGCGTCTGGGCCTTTATGAATTTGGCCAGGTGATCTTTAATGAGTTTCAGTCGCAGTGTGATGAGGTAGATCGTTATTTGATTAGCACACAGCTGAAAATACTGCTTAAACAGCTCGATGACGATTTTGAGCCCGTCGAACACGGTGGCGTTGGCGAGGACAACGGCGAGGAGGAAGAGCTG acGCCCCAAGCAGCGTTTGTGGCACAGGTAAATGGCAACGTTGAATTCGCACGCGGCAACTGGGAGAAGGCGGCTAATTACTATGAGCGCATTGTGGATCAATCATCTGTCTTTGAGGGTGAACGCGATAACTATTTGCTGAGCAAACTACGATTCGCTTACATATCCTATGAGATGGAGAACTTTGACCAGACAGTTAATGCGTTGAGTCAACCCTTTGACGGTCAACTACTGTCGCTCTTCTGCAACTACTTGATGGGCAAAGCCTACTACAGGCTGTATGATTTCAACAAGGCACTGCAGTGCTTTATTACCTGCACCTCCTTTGGTGCACACATGCCGAACATTTGGGGTTTCTTGGCTCTGATTAATCTGCATCTGGGCAACAATGTGAATGCCATCAATTGCTGGAAATATGCTAGAATT GATCCGACTAAATGCATTACAGATGAAACGATTTTTGAGGAATTGGAACTCATTGATGTGGACAGCGTGGATCTGTTTATCGATGGGCCTAGCACTGGTTCGTCCACCTCCTCTACCTTCAGCTTTACCGATGATGAATAG
- the LOC133850348 gene encoding TBC1 domain family member 23 gives MEENMWIIELESALLDDCNVNDIFSICQGKPLPEALRPDVWQVCLDVRHKSDQMSLFNEIYDLPFQSQLREDCKRYVERIGNDEEDKVSVVSDLESIMTFYCKNRNLQYEADNGWIELLLPLFALKLNRSDTFNLFESIRDTYIPKGCKPKGNVFHVFRLLLLYHDPELCTVLDTKKITPDLYSLTWFQSLFASCSSLSVIIAMWDLYFQNADPFMVFFLALIILINGREQIMALKTSSKEEIIKFLINMPCALEVDDVPDFCSLAQYYALKTPTSFKTDYLKALYGKQNDSPRSQEESNKVSQALCLPVSVYELVENSATEFPVQDAVRFFLVDCRPAEQYNAGHLSTAFHLDCNLMLQEPVAFATAVQGLLTAQKQAIEVNSNAGGEHLCFMGSGRVEEDQYTHMVVASFLQKNTHYVSLLTGGYTSIHDYFGDHMADCLEDHSVSKCLVCQQHNVKTKAVPLKLPATTPSSTDLFSKFSAAMKSKSAEVKGRLLDIIVNPSSNGANATAAANNGAGAPSLAAQERHVSAKDRNGKRYRNVAPVFSIDDENEDAYDAGEKDAPLAAGETKEIVNLNQYFKTADIINAFKCQDVHMNGYMYDSHLIITPTQLVVLRELGGGQAQIMVRRPLASIVKITAKKRHRNLITFKYGFPDGDGLLITDMDRFLIPNATEATALVSKHIVQVLDNAK, from the exons ATGGAGGAGAATATGTG GATTATTGAATTGGAGTCGGCGCTGCTGGACGATTGCAATGTGAATGACATCTTTAGCATTTGCCAAGGCAAACCGCTGCCGGAGGCCCTGCGTCCGGATGTGTGGCAGGTGTGCCTCGATGTGCGTCACAAGAGCGATCAAATGTCGCTCTTCAATGAAATCTATGATCTGCCATTTCAAAGTCAATTGCGCGAGGATTGCAAGCGCTACGTGGAACGCATTGGCAACGATGAGGAAGATAAAGTGTCAGTCGTGTCCGATCTGGAATCCATTATGACATTCTATTGCAAGAATCGCAACCTACAATACGAAGCAGACAATGGCTGGATTGAGTTGTTACTACCGCTCTTTGCACTCAAACTAAACCGATCCGATACCTTTAATCTATTCGAGTCCATAAGAGACACTTATATACCCAAGGGTTGCAAACCCAAGGGAAATGTCTTCCATGTGtttcggttgctgttgctgtatcATGATCCTGAGCTCTGCACTGTGCTGGATACGAAGAAAATCACACCAGATCTGTATTCGCTAACGTGGTTCCAATCGCTGTTCGCCTCGTGCAGCAGCCTCTCGGTGATCATTGCCATGTGGGATCTGTACTTTCAGAATGCCGATCCATTTATGGTGTTCTTCTTGGCGCTCATCATACTGATCAATGGACGTGAGCAGATCATGGCACTGAAGACGTCATCGAAGGAGGAGATTATCAAGTTTCTCATCAATATGCCGTGTGCCCTGGAGGTCGATGATGTGCCAGACTTTTGCTCGTTGGCGCAGTATTACGCATTGAAGACGCCGACGTCATTCAAGACGGATTATCTAAAGGCGTTGTATGGCAAACAGAATGACTCACCACGCAGTCAAGAGGAGTCCAACAAAGTGTCGCAAGCGCTGTGTTTGCCAGTTTCCGTTTATGAGCTCGTGGAGAATTCTGCGACAGAATTTCCAGTGCAGGATGCAGTGCGTTTCTTTTTGGTTGATTGTCGGCCGGCGGAGCAATACAATGCTGGGCATTTGTCGACGGCATTTCATTTGGATTGCAATTTAATGCTGCAGGAGCCAGTGGCCTTTGCCACAGCCGTCCAAGGATTGCTCACAGCACAGAAGCAGGCAATTGAGGTGAACTCAAATGCGGGCGGTGAACATTTGTGCTTCATGGGCAGTGGACGTGTGGAAGAGgaccaatacacacacatggtGGTGGCCTCATTCCTGCAGAAGAACACACACTATGTGTCCTTGCTCACTGGTGGCTACACATCCATACACGACTATTTTGGTGATCACATGGCCGACTGCCTGGAGGATCACAGTGTGAGCAAGTGTCTCGTCTGCCAGCAGCACAATGTCAAG ACCAAAGCGGTGCCACTCAAGCTGCCTGCAACGACGCCATCGTCCACGGATCTGTTTAGCAAATTCTCCGCGGCCATGAAGTCCAAATCGGCTGAGGTCAAAGGACGCCTGCTCGACATTATTGTGAATCCCAGCTCAAATGGTGCCAACGCTACTGCGGCTGCCAACAATGGAGCTGGAGCACCTTCGTTAGCCGCGCAGGAGCGACACGTGAGTGCCAAGGATCGCAATGGCAAACGCTATCGCAATGTGGCGCCCGTCTTTAGCATCGACGATGAGAACGAGGATGCCTACGATGCGGGTGAAAAGGATGCGCCGCTGGCTGCCGGCGAAACGAAAGAGATTGTCAATCTCAATCAATATTTCAAGACCGCCGACATTATCAATGCATTCAAGTGTCAGGATGTGCACATGAATGGCTATATGTACGATAGCCATTTGATTATAACACCCACACAGCTGGTTGTGTTACGTGAATTGGGCGGCGGCCAAGCTCAAATAATGGTGCGAAGACCGTTGGCCAGCATTGTGAAGATCACTGCGAAGAAGCGTCATCGCAATCTGATTACGTTCAAGTATGGTTTTCCCGATGGCGACGGGCTGCTCATCACGGACATGGATCGCTTTCTCATACCAAATGCCACGGAGGCAACGGCGCTCGTCTCCAAGCACATTGTCCAGGTGCTCGACAATGCTAAATAA
- the LOC133850350 gene encoding protein pinocchio isoform X1, with protein sequence MKQRSATSSNNNSFASSSNNNSSVVNININNNSNYAQQQQLKLESTTVTTATTSTQQQQLTKSTQIVTEWEDGIIFDVDDPDFCPGPTTTTAVVIDKLTVATATNSCAAALRNLNFIAVPTTATTMSSASVRAPQIADICSPLAHHSLGLSASLPDLVGSPLEINMDNVLTIEELRQHIGSCFTCGVSWTDDHVSLDCSECGGYSLERPCPLCDGQCGVQWKRDFAMSHACSKARWVGVCLSFPEAMAAAVQQLPVAGNGPATSCAAAAAHQLRLAQELCSRLEQLSTTSATATNKITRL encoded by the exons ATGAAACAACGCTCTGCAAcaagtagcaacaacaactcgtttgccagcagcagcaacaacaacagcagcgtcgttaacattaacatcaacaataacagcaattacgctcaacaacaacaactcaagcTGGAatcaacaacagtaacaactgcaacaacatcaactcaacaacaacagctaacaAAATCAACGCAAATAGTCACCGAATGGGAAGACGGCATTATCTTTGATGTAGATGATCCAGACTTTTGCCCCGGcccgacgacaacgacagcagtcGTAATCGACAAGCTAACTGTggccacagcaacaaataGCTGTGCTGCAGCACTacgcaatttgaattttatag CAGTaccaacaacagccacaactaTGTCGAGTGCCAGCGTTCGTGCTCCCCAAATTGCCGACATTTGCAGTCCACTCGC TCATCACAGCTTGGGTTTGTCTGCCTCGTTGCCCGATTTGGTCGGCAGCCCGCTGGAGATTAATATGGACAACGTGCTGACCATTGAGGAGTTGCGCCAACACATTGGCTCCTGCTTTACGTGTGGCGTCTCCTGGACCGATGATCATGTCTCCCTCGATTGCAGCGAATGTGGTGGCTACAGCCTCGAGCGTCCCTGCCCCCTCTGCGATGGACAGTGCGGTGTGCAATGGAAACGCGACTTTGCCATG TCGCATGCCTGCAGCAAAGCACGCTGGGTTGGTGTCTGCCTCAGTTTCCCGGAAGCAATGGCCGCTGCAGTGCAACAACTGCCTGTGGCTGGCAATGGACCGGCGACTTCATGTGCCGCTGCTGCGGCGCATCAACTGCGTCTGGCGCAGGAGTTGTGCTCACGCCTGGAGCAGCTGTCGACGACGTCGGCAACGGCGACGAATAAAATTACACGCCTTTGA
- the LOC133850349 gene encoding uncharacterized protein LOC133850349, with amino-acid sequence MQLPLSLSTSGIGHSMLMVLLVLLVGLAAAVPASVLAQNTELSTNANNKLQHQQQLQQQRELPAVKRSEDDTASNAAAAAVPTADKKSSPEIVPASFSNSPPARSTSIEPQPQAEQQQQKQPPAGLYALPSNDEILAAVAAAAQSSQQQLQSDPTALEEAVASSTMRKRGVNYEYNPYMSVPNVPDYGSDVPNGIWTDDYEPAAPLNYNNYNNERELQDLDDYVPERPVNGGNAGRNKAYDNLQNLLNAEAYLESIPLSVPLTYANRNYNLDERNKRGIYYNLANNGANSAPAENLNLNKYRRYGDMRLKRDTTKLTPADMLALVALVEAGERARKETDVDSGVSVPLVDAEELDYVPAGSWLDAPLASQQQQQQQPALVDYYGLPVEAQVVPKYEYVPRPQKYVGSNSRFGSSKRFMVAKKKRSVNQSQFMSEPVGERGPNYYGEKFY; translated from the exons atgcaattgcctTTGTCATTGTCAACGTCCGGAATTGGACACAGCATGCTGATGGTGCTGCTCGTGCTGCTCGTTGGACTGGCTGCCGCTGTGCCTGCCTCGGTGTTGGCCCAAAACACCGAGTTGTCCACCAATGCGAACAACAAgctgcaacatcagcagcaactccAGCAGCAAAGGGAATTGCCGGCAG TGAAACGTTCGGAGGATGACACAGCGTCCaatgccgccgctgctgctgtgccaACAGCCGATAAAAAGTCAAGTCCGGAAATTGTGCCAGCTTCCTTCAGCAATTCGCCACCTGCCCGCAGCACCTCGATTGAGCCACAGCCACaggcagagcaacaacaacagaagcagccaCCGGCTGGCCTCTATGCTCTGCCCAGCAATGATGAGATCctggctgccgttgctgccgctgctcagAGCAGCCAACAGCAGTTGCAGAGTGATCCCACGGCTCTCGAGGAGGCGGTGGCCAGCTCCACGATGCGCAAACGTGGCGTCAACTACGAGTACAATCCCTACATGTCCGTGCCCAATGTGCCCGACTATGGCAGCGATGTGCCCAATGGCATTTGGACCGATGACTACGAGCCTGCTGCTCCCTTGaactacaacaactataacaatgAACGTGAGCTGCAGGATCTGGATGACTATGTGCCAGAGCGACCTG TGAATGGTGGCAATGCTGGTCGCAACAAGGCTTATGATAACCTCCAGAATCTGCTCAATGCCGAGGCTTACTTGGAGAGCATTCCCCTCTCGGTGCCCCTCACCTATGCCAATCGCAACTACAACCTGGATGAGCGCAACAAACGTGGCATCTACTACAACCTGGCCAACAATGGCGCCAACAGCGCTCCAGCTGAGAATCTCAATCTGAACAAGTACCGACGATATGGCGATATGCG GCTAAAACGCGACACCACCAAACTGACTCCCGCTGATATGTTGGCTCTCGTTGCCCTGGTCGAGGCGGGAGAGCGGGCACGCAAGGAAACCGATGTGGATAGCGGCGTCTCGGTGCCTTTGGTTGATGCTGAGGAGTTGGACTATGTGCCAGCGGGCAGCTGGTTGGATGCACCGCTAGcttcacagcaacaacaacaacaacaacctgcATTGGTGGACTACTATGGTCTTCCAGTTGAGGCTCAGGTGGTGCCCAAGTACGAGtatgtgccacgcccacagaaGTACGTTGGCAGCAATAGCC GTTTTGGCTCATCAAAGCGCTTCATGGTCGCCAAGAAGAAGCGTTCGGTGAACCAGAGCCAGTTCATGAGCGAACCAGTTGGTGAACGGGGTCCCAACTATTATGGCGAGAAGTTCTACTAA
- the LOC133850350 gene encoding protein pinocchio isoform X2: MSSASVRAPQIADICSPLAHHSLGLSASLPDLVGSPLEINMDNVLTIEELRQHIGSCFTCGVSWTDDHVSLDCSECGGYSLERPCPLCDGQCGVQWKRDFAMSHACSKARWVGVCLSFPEAMAAAVQQLPVAGNGPATSCAAAAAHQLRLAQELCSRLEQLSTTSATATNKITRL, translated from the exons aTGTCGAGTGCCAGCGTTCGTGCTCCCCAAATTGCCGACATTTGCAGTCCACTCGC TCATCACAGCTTGGGTTTGTCTGCCTCGTTGCCCGATTTGGTCGGCAGCCCGCTGGAGATTAATATGGACAACGTGCTGACCATTGAGGAGTTGCGCCAACACATTGGCTCCTGCTTTACGTGTGGCGTCTCCTGGACCGATGATCATGTCTCCCTCGATTGCAGCGAATGTGGTGGCTACAGCCTCGAGCGTCCCTGCCCCCTCTGCGATGGACAGTGCGGTGTGCAATGGAAACGCGACTTTGCCATG TCGCATGCCTGCAGCAAAGCACGCTGGGTTGGTGTCTGCCTCAGTTTCCCGGAAGCAATGGCCGCTGCAGTGCAACAACTGCCTGTGGCTGGCAATGGACCGGCGACTTCATGTGCCGCTGCTGCGGCGCATCAACTGCGTCTGGCGCAGGAGTTGTGCTCACGCCTGGAGCAGCTGTCGACGACGTCGGCAACGGCGACGAATAAAATTACACGCCTTTGA
- the LOC133850351 gene encoding uncharacterized protein LOC133850351 — translation MASVGGLDYGDKLPPVGSVTSSTALAIRNSTIIAHRLSIYLPQLLLPSRDPQKLIMEINCYVAQFRELLIYIGQTRDSPELREKIRRLRRSCVDACKHLAHLITPQPRHCLGSPSERMHLSLLFLLTQQFRHELIKSYRLIQLVPYDMTDYYAPARTAPSNLGNVISQILLCKQINPDFQQEELCSISKDAQELSELLDELQSHLPNPTTETAEETVEQSAAAVCLNAPPAWYTQHRRRSCLSRSRSLCCCFMPSQASSF, via the exons ATGGCCAGCGTTGGAGGCTTGGATTATGGCGATAAGCTGCCACCAGTAGGCAGCGTCACCAGTAGCACTGCTTTGGCTATACGCAACTCGACAATTATAGCACATCGATTGTCCATCTACTTGccccagctgctgctgccctccAGAGATCCCCAGAAG CTCATCATGGAAATCAATTGCTATGTGGCACAGTTTCGTGAGCTACTGATCTACATTGGCCAGACTCGAGATTCGCCCGAGTTGCGCGAGAAGATTCGACGTCTGCGTCGCAGCTGCGTGGATGCCTGCAAGCATTTGGCACATCTGATTACGCCACAGCCGCGCCATTGTCTGGGCAGTCCCAGTGAGCGCATGCACCTCTCGCTCCTGTTTCTGCTCACCCAGCAGTTTCGGCATGAGCTCATCAAGAGCTATCGTCTCATCCAGTTGGTGCCGTACGACATGACCGACTATTATG CACCTGCTCGCACTGCGCCCTCGAATCTGGGCAATGTGATTAGCCAGATATTGTTGTGCAAGCAAATCAATCCGGACTTTCAGCAAGAGGAACTTTGCAGCATTAGCAAGGATGCACAAGAGTTGAGCGAGCTGCTCGACGAGCTGCAATCGCATTTGCCCAACCCAACTACAGAGACAGCCGAGGAAACTGTCGAGCAAT CCGCTGCGGCTGTCTGCCTGAATGCACCGCCAGCCTGGTATACACAACATCGTCGTCGCAGCTGCctcagccgcagtcgcagtctctgctgttgttttatGCCATCCCAAGCGAGTtcgttttga